One window from the genome of Acidobacteriota bacterium encodes:
- the pilM gene encoding pilus assembly protein PilM encodes MTSRAQSSPRSSFLSAQPATAAIEIAAGRVTVVEIDRRPGGLVVSACASAALPPGVVTPSLTGTNIHDPAVVTAAIRQACEAAGIRPPRRAALVVPDSAARLSLLTFEELPPKAADVDQLVRWQIKKATPFPLDDAQVTHVIAHQETGATTLAAIAARRAAVVEYEQVVLALGTHPGVVDLASVSVLNAALAGNATPAGDWLLVCVAKESTVLAIVREGELVFYRHRHAIDEEPLGALVHQTAMYHEDRLEGGKFARVWLCGASWAGEGGEAIRREISQRLGVEAQPVDVRGAAAFADRIGVSAAVLDAVAAPLGVLLREGVGA; translated from the coding sequence ATGACTTCCCGCGCACAGTCCTCGCCACGCTCGTCGTTCCTGTCGGCCCAGCCGGCGACGGCCGCAATTGAAATCGCCGCCGGCCGCGTGACCGTGGTGGAAATCGATCGCAGGCCGGGTGGGCTTGTTGTGTCCGCCTGCGCATCCGCAGCGCTGCCACCCGGCGTCGTCACGCCGTCGCTCACCGGCACCAACATTCACGACCCGGCGGTGGTCACGGCGGCGATCCGTCAGGCCTGCGAGGCAGCAGGGATCCGCCCGCCTCGTCGCGCCGCGCTCGTCGTGCCCGACTCGGCGGCACGCCTGTCGCTCCTGACCTTTGAGGAACTCCCCCCGAAGGCCGCCGACGTCGATCAACTCGTTCGATGGCAGATCAAGAAGGCCACGCCATTTCCGCTCGACGACGCACAAGTGACGCACGTGATCGCGCATCAGGAAACCGGTGCGACGACGCTGGCGGCGATTGCGGCGCGACGCGCGGCCGTGGTCGAGTACGAGCAGGTGGTGTTGGCGCTTGGAACGCATCCCGGTGTGGTGGACCTGGCGAGCGTGAGTGTCCTGAACGCGGCGCTGGCCGGCAATGCCACTCCGGCAGGAGACTGGTTGCTGGTGTGCGTCGCGAAAGAATCGACCGTGCTGGCGATCGTGCGCGAGGGCGAACTGGTGTTTTATCGGCACCGCCACGCGATCGACGAGGAACCCCTCGGCGCGCTGGTGCACCAGACGGCGATGTACCACGAGGATCGCCTTGAGGGCGGGAAGTTCGCGCGCGTCTGGCTCTGCGGGGCCTCGTGGGCGGGCGAGGGAGGCGAGGCGATTCGCCGCGAAATCAGCCAGCGCCTCGGCGTGGAGGCGCAGCCGGTTGATGTACGGGGCGCGGCGGCGTTTGCCGATCGCATCGGCGTCAGCGCGGCCGTGCTGGACGCGGTCGCCGCGCCGCTGGGCGTATTACTGCGCGAAGGGGTGGGAGCCTGA
- a CDS encoding type II secretion system protein → MRHLHTRRSRSDRGWTLIELLVVLSLIMILASVAMNQYRLSIRTAEEATLKSNLYRMRDAIDQYFADKGNYPSSIQQLVSDGYLRAVPMDTITRSTDTWTTVPAEADPTRPSTDPGIYDVHSGSDGTALNGSRYADWD, encoded by the coding sequence ATGCGCCACCTCCACACGCGTCGCAGCCGGTCCGATCGCGGCTGGACCCTGATTGAACTGCTGGTAGTGCTGTCGCTCATCATGATTCTGGCGTCGGTGGCGATGAACCAGTACCGGCTGTCCATTCGAACAGCGGAAGAAGCGACGCTCAAGTCCAACCTCTACCGGATGCGCGACGCCATCGACCAGTACTTCGCCGACAAAGGCAACTACCCATCGTCCATTCAGCAGCTGGTCAGTGATGGCTACCTGCGCGCCGTACCGATGGATACCATCACCAGGTCGACAGACACGTGGACGACGGTCCCCGCCGAAGCAGACCCGACGCGGCCGTCGACCGACCCGGGCATTTACGATGTCCATAGCGGGTCGGACGGCACGGCCCTGAATGGATCGCGCTACGCCGACTGGGACTGA
- a CDS encoding glycosyltransferase: MIADRPLRICMVTTFYPPYNFGGDGIVVERLAIELADRGHHVEVIHCVDAFLALTPSVHSDLAPPAKRPNLVVHSLKSRAGILSPILTHQTGRPVLKRRPIKRILAAGRFDVVHFHNMSLIGPTAVHYTNAIRLYTPHEHWLVCPLTVLWKFNREPCTHKQCVACTLRAGRPPQLWRHTDLLKRAMPQFDAVVTPSRFTWDKHLEMGLPPVKRVEYLPHFLRLPPPASPVSPWPRPYFLYVGRLETMKGVQVLIDAFRTVTHSDLLICGQGTHESRLRQLAQRLPHVHFLGRRTNAELQDLYAHAVAAVVPSVGYEVFGVVILEALSQRTPVIVHDLGALQEVVRDLRGGLLYRDEAGLRAAIETLRWQPQLRNAIGETGYQGVAEMTTPDSHIRRYLALIKRLADARGATV; this comes from the coding sequence ATGATTGCCGATCGGCCTCTGCGGATCTGCATGGTCACGACCTTTTATCCTCCCTACAACTTCGGCGGAGATGGGATTGTCGTCGAGCGGCTCGCGATTGAACTGGCCGACCGGGGGCATCACGTCGAGGTCATTCACTGCGTTGACGCGTTTCTGGCACTCACACCCTCGGTGCACTCAGACCTGGCGCCGCCGGCGAAGCGTCCCAACCTCGTGGTTCACAGCCTGAAGAGCCGGGCCGGTATTTTGTCGCCGATCCTCACCCATCAAACCGGCCGTCCCGTGCTCAAGCGCAGACCGATCAAGCGCATCCTCGCCGCGGGCCGATTTGATGTCGTTCATTTTCACAACATGTCGTTGATCGGCCCGACGGCCGTGCACTACACGAACGCCATCCGGCTCTACACACCGCACGAACATTGGCTGGTCTGCCCTCTGACGGTGTTGTGGAAGTTCAACCGCGAGCCCTGCACCCACAAGCAGTGTGTGGCGTGTACGTTGCGGGCCGGCCGGCCCCCGCAACTGTGGCGCCATACCGACCTCCTGAAGCGCGCGATGCCGCAATTTGATGCGGTCGTCACGCCCAGTCGATTTACCTGGGACAAACATCTTGAGATGGGCCTGCCGCCCGTCAAGCGTGTGGAGTATCTGCCGCACTTTCTTCGGCTGCCTCCGCCGGCGTCGCCCGTGTCACCGTGGCCAAGGCCCTATTTCCTCTATGTGGGCCGTCTCGAAACGATGAAGGGCGTGCAGGTCCTGATCGACGCGTTTCGCACGGTGACACACAGCGACCTCCTCATCTGCGGACAAGGCACACACGAATCCAGATTGCGCCAGCTCGCGCAGCGGCTCCCGCACGTGCACTTTCTCGGGCGACGCACAAATGCCGAGTTGCAGGACCTGTACGCGCACGCCGTCGCCGCGGTCGTTCCCTCAGTCGGATACGAAGTCTTCGGCGTCGTCATCCTCGAAGCGCTCTCTCAACGCACTCCGGTGATCGTGCACGATCTGGGCGCCCTCCAGGAGGTCGTCCGCGACCTGCGCGGCGGGCTGCTGTATCGTGATGAGGCGGGCCTGCGCGCGGCGATCGAGACGCTGCGGTGGCAACCGCAACTGCGGAATGCGATCGGCGAAACGGGCTACCAGGGCGTGGCCGAAATGACGACTCCTGATTCGCACATCCGCCGGTATCTGGCGCTCATCAAGCGCCTGGCCGACGCCAGGGGCGCAACAGTGTAG
- the pilO gene encoding type 4a pilus biogenesis protein PilO, whose product MSLWRRVLAERRGLVIPLLAAVAVNIAVLVLVVFPLQASVAGDEERATAAQMTLGEARRAERSANETRTSKLRADEDLKTFYADVLPSNLAAARDLLYLQVFTLIRDNGLEFSSSSYEPEEVEDSTLMRFRVDISLTGGYANVRGFLYDLETAEGFFIVESVKLGQGNSESGGGSLEVVLSVATYYSNRAGAAAR is encoded by the coding sequence ATGAGCCTCTGGCGTCGAGTGCTCGCGGAACGACGCGGACTGGTCATCCCGCTGCTGGCGGCGGTGGCCGTCAACATCGCGGTGCTGGTGCTGGTGGTCTTCCCGCTGCAGGCCAGTGTGGCCGGTGATGAAGAGCGCGCGACAGCGGCGCAGATGACGCTGGGAGAAGCGCGCCGCGCCGAGCGTTCGGCCAACGAAACCCGCACGAGCAAACTGCGAGCCGATGAGGATCTGAAGACGTTTTATGCGGACGTGCTTCCCTCGAATCTCGCCGCCGCCAGAGATTTGCTGTACCTGCAGGTCTTCACGCTCATTCGGGACAATGGGCTGGAGTTCTCGAGCAGCAGCTATGAACCTGAAGAGGTTGAAGACAGCACGCTGATGCGCTTTCGGGTGGATATCTCGCTGACCGGCGGGTACGCGAATGTCCGGGGATTCCTGTATGACCTCGAGACGGCCGAAGGGTTCTTCATCGTTGAGAGCGTGAAGCTCGGTCAAGGCAATAGTGAGAGTGGCGGGGGCTCGCTCGAGGTGGTGCTGTCGGTGGCGACCTACTACTCGAACCGGGCCGGAGCAGCGGCGCGATGA
- a CDS encoding type II secretion system protein, producing MTRRAFFRKAVGGFTFIELLVTTAVLMVLASAALPLARVTMKRQRESELRRSLREMRNAIDKFKDMADSQVIAPMEIPFGSEGYPKSLTALVEGVARNNDATGSKIKLLRRIPIDPMTGEAEWGMRSYQDRADSAVWGGQNVYDVYSKSSGIALDGTKYKDW from the coding sequence ATGACCCGGCGGGCGTTTTTCCGGAAGGCGGTGGGGGGATTCACCTTCATCGAGCTGCTGGTCACCACAGCCGTCCTGATGGTCCTGGCGTCCGCCGCGCTTCCCCTCGCCCGCGTGACGATGAAGCGTCAGCGGGAATCGGAGTTGCGACGCTCGCTGCGGGAGATGCGCAACGCCATCGACAAGTTCAAGGACATGGCCGACAGCCAGGTCATTGCGCCCATGGAGATCCCGTTTGGCAGCGAGGGCTATCCGAAGTCGCTCACGGCCCTGGTGGAGGGCGTGGCGCGCAACAACGATGCAACCGGCAGCAAGATCAAGCTGCTGCGGCGCATTCCCATTGACCCGATGACTGGCGAGGCCGAGTGGGGGATGCGCTCCTACCAGGACCGGGCAGACTCGGCCGTCTGGGGCGGGCAGAACGTGTACGACGTCTACTCCAAGTCCTCGGGCATTGCGCTCGACGGCACCAAATACAAGGATTGGTAA